Genomic window (Gloeocapsa sp. DLM2.Bin57):
CTCCAGCAAAAATCAGTCTCCCGGAAGTAGCTTTATCTCGCTAACTATGTTAGATATCTTATTAGAGCCTTTGCAATTAGGTTTTATGCAGCGATCGCTAATCGAAGCGGTAATCGTGGGGACTATTTGCGCCGTCGTCGGTAGCTATCTTATGGTACAAAGATTAGCACTCCTTGGGGACGCCATTAGTCACTCAGTTTTACCAGGATTAGCGATCGCCTTTTGGTTAGGAATTAATATCTTTTTCGGTGCTTTTGTAGCGGGAATTATCAGTACTATCTGTATTAACATCATTAGAAATCGTTCTCCGATTAAAGAAGATGCAGCGATGGGTATTGTTTTTTCCGCTTTTTTTGCTTTAGGAATCACTTTGATTACCGTAATCCAAAAAGACAATAAAATTGACCTCAATCATTATCTTTTTGGCAATATTCTCGGGGTAACTTGGGGAGATATTCGCGATACAGCGATTATAGCAGTAATTATCTTATTAGTAGTAGTTGCTTTATATAAAGAACTATTATTCTATACCTTTGACCAAATCGGTGCACAAGCTGTAGGTTTACCAGTAAAATTATTAGATATGAGTCTGATGATTTTGATTGCTCTAACCATCGTCGCTAGCTTAAAAACCGTAGGAGTAGTTCTAGTACTTTCTCTATTAATTACTCCTTCTGCTTGTGCTTATCTACTAGTTACTCGTCTCCACCAAGTCATGTTATTAGGGGTAGGAATAGGGATTTTTTCTAGCGTCTCAGGTATGTATCTGAGTTATTTTCAAAATATACCCTCAGGACCGGGGATTGTTTTAGTAGCATCGGGATTATTTATACTCATCCTGCTGTTTAGTCCTCTACACGGATTGCTTACGTCCAAAAAATAGATTAGAAGCGGGTAACGCGATTCGAACGCGCGACATCCACCTTGGCAAGGTAAGCAGCATAGCCTAAAACCCTATTACCTAATAGGAAACGGTTTACTATTACCTAGTAGAGAGTAGCTATCTTGGATCAATCTTGGATCACCTAAAACGCTAAATAATAGGTGGTTCATATGCAGAGCATAGAAGTAATAAAACGTGTTGACAGAGTATCGATAGAACGTTGCCGTAATTCAATACGGATTCGATTTACCCTAGACAAAAAGTCTTATTCCCTAACTATAGGTAAAGACTCCAAAGAGACGGTTAAAAAAGCAGTAGCAGTCGCTAATCAAATCAATGCTGATATCCTATGGAATTGTTTTGATACAACCCTAGTCAAGTATGGTAAAGCACCTACTAAGATTAACAGCAATCTAATACAACTACCTAACGACAATGATACGGAAATAACCATTAAAGAGATATGGGATACGTACTTAATGGTTCGAGGCAATAGCTTACCCAATAGCAGCAAGGGACATCACAAAGGCGTTGGTAAGTGGATTTCCTTAATACCAAGTCACCAATTGGGAGTGAGCCATGCACAGACTCAGATAGAAGTCTTAAAGCTTACCTACGGAAAGAATACAGTTAGTAGGCTATTCCGGTCGATAAACGCGGCTTGTAACCTAGCAGTCAAACTAAAACTACTTGATAGTAATCCCTATGCTGTATATCGAGATACTCTGGTAATCTCTACTCAAGGAGAAAGGAGTTGTAAACCTTTTGAGCCATATGAGATACCAATCATACTAAACGCGTTTAAAACCGATCGCTTTTGCAATCCCAATTCAGCATTCAAACATAGCTATTACTATCCGTTTGTTCTATGCCTAACCTTGACGGGTGCGAGGCCAGAAGACGTGATAGCTCTCACGATTGACGATATCATCTACGGCAAGAATCGTAAGGTTTTAAGGTTCAATAAAGCCTATACTCACGGAGAATTAAAAGGAACTAAAACCGAGACTATCAGAATGTTCCCAATTAACGAGCAACTTGAGCAATGCTTAAAGATAGCACCAATTTACAACAACAAAGAACACAGTCTATTGTTCCCTAGCCAAAAAGGCAACTATCTAGACTTGCACAATTTCACGAATCGTTATTTTACCCCAATTGTCAAAGAGTTAGTCAAGGTAGGGGAAATCGAAAACCAATTACCTACGTATCATTTAAGGCATACTTTCATTACTCAAATGATACGTAAAGGGATAGACATTGCTACAATAGGAAACTTAGTAGGGAACAGTGCTGAAACTATCCTTAGCAATTATTTGGGTACAGATAAAGGAGTAGAGCTACCAGACATAGACGTCTAGGTAACTCTACATAATTGAACTTTAATGATATAAAACAATTTGGGATGTTAGCAGCATCCCTTTTTTTTGGGCTTTTGTAATTCTTAGTTGGTTACTCTGTTTTTTTATCCTTACTTCATTCATAGCATAGATATCCCCTATTAGGTAATAGTATAAATAATAGTGATTGATTCTCTATTAGGTAATAGGAAATACTAATCTATTATTTCTTCTATTTTAGCCTATATTGGATCATAATTGGATCAGGTATCCTAGATTGAACCTAACAAGGATAACTAGCTAATCGCTGAAACGCGTACTAGGTATAGGGTTTAGATTAGAAGCGGGTAACGCGATTCGAACGCGCGACATCCACCTTGGCAAGGTGGCGCTCTACCACTGAGCTATACCCGCAGTTGAAATAACTATTCAATTATAGCTAGAAAAATTTTACTTGTCAAGGGTTTTGTTCCAAACTTTTGATAGTTTCTGCAGTCAAGAGATTATTAGTCTCATAAGTCTTATTATCCAAGGTGGTATTAAGTTGACTCATTAAACTAGCCATTTCTAAAGCATTGAGAGCATAATGCCAACCGTGATTACTCTTAATTCCCGCTCTTTCTAAAGCTTGTTGAAGAGTATCGGTGGTTAAAATACCGAAAATAACAGGGATACCACTTTGGAAACTAGCCGCAGCGATACCTTTTGCAGCTTCACTCGAGACATAATCAAAATGAGGAGTTTGTCCCTTGATAATTGCTCCTAAACAGATAATAGCGTCATAACGACGGGAAAAAGCCAACTGACGAGCTACCATAGACACTTCAAAACTACCAGGGACCCAGATAT
Coding sequences:
- a CDS encoding metal ABC transporter permease, with amino-acid sequence MLDILLEPLQLGFMQRSLIEAVIVGTICAVVGSYLMVQRLALLGDAISHSVLPGLAIAFWLGINIFFGAFVAGIISTICINIIRNRSPIKEDAAMGIVFSAFFALGITLITVIQKDNKIDLNHYLFGNILGVTWGDIRDTAIIAVIILLVVVALYKELLFYTFDQIGAQAVGLPVKLLDMSLMILIALTIVASLKTVGVVLVLSLLITPSACAYLLVTRLHQVMLLGVGIGIFSSVSGMYLSYFQNIPSGPGIVLVASGLFILILLFSPLHGLLTSKK
- a CDS encoding 6,7-dimethyl-8-ribityllumazine synthase; amino-acid sequence: MTVFEGTFAQDSSLFRFAIVIARFNDLVSEKLLSGCQDCLKRHGIDVNPEGNQVDYIWVPGSFEVSMVARQLAFSRRYDAIICLGAIIKGQTPHFDYVSSEAAKGIAAASFQSGIPVIFGILTTDTLQQALERAGIKSNHGWHYALNALEMASLMSQLNTTLDNKTYETNNLLTAETIKSLEQNP